A genomic window from Bacteroidota bacterium includes:
- the raiA gene encoding ribosome-associated translation inhibitor RaiA yields the protein MDVHITARKVRLHSNVKEHAIAEINKLSNHFDGILRCNATFSQEGSDNNSKIVDMSLHLYRHDIVATEKSENFFKSIDQTVLKLEKQLSKIKSKVRGKNKQQVREFKRKF from the coding sequence ATGGACGTACATATTACTGCACGCAAAGTTCGACTGCATTCAAATGTAAAAGAGCATGCAATCGCAGAAATAAATAAACTAAGTAATCATTTCGATGGAATCCTTCGCTGTAATGCAACATTCAGCCAGGAGGGGTCCGACAATAATTCAAAAATTGTTGATATGAGTTTACATCTTTACAGGCACGATATTGTTGCAACTGAAAAATCGGAAAACTTTTTTAAGTCGATTGATCAAACCGTCCTGAAATTAGAAAAGCAACTCTCAAAAATAAAATCTAAAGTACGCGGAAAAAATAAGCAGCAGGTTAGGGAATTCAAAAGGAAATTCTAA
- a CDS encoding BamA/TamA family outer membrane protein, with the protein MFSQDVVSEKPLEVNNIELSGNKFFDDKTILETFITKISPGAFSKFLYNIFGEKFGRQTEYFYQDVYYSDIERLKQLYHDYGFFNLNAASSYSYNSDTTVIKIDLKIDENERSYIDTVEYRGIESIDQKVLNEIFLEPKIKVGSPYEKSKINDEATRITEIISNSGYPLVTILPESSTAIRYFSTNRFKITYAILPGKKYKFGELSIVVEPPREDITNKIITKHLDFKSGELISKNKVISSERNLNRLGLFEAARVEIPEIAVTTIGDLLPISVRVKPRDKHEIAPEVILSDEDNVFNLGLGLGYTNRNFLGDARNFNLRLRFNTQSVQEWNFGRVFGKYGLKDNSVQGKVDLNFQIIQPYLFTRTLNGTWSLSLIADKKNFYFVTLVRNKIGLINQFATYTTGFIDWILERSDVNWIEDTIKTGLSITRLKQEEQPQFNSILSFTLQRDKTNDMFSPTEGFFHAASIEESGILQNVLKTIQQSLPFTQYYKVTLFGRWYKDLSRTKFNILAVKLKAGYQDKYGESKLNQNISIPLNRRFFAGGSGSVRGWKNRELGSMLQREIPLGGNFLFEGNTELRINHMRGFGKLWILNLENLWAVYFLDYGNLWNNFKDVNIKDVAIASGVGIRYDTFVGPVRFDFGIRVYDPMEIAGKKWIYQKKFFNETLYNGVLNFGIGHAF; encoded by the coding sequence TTGTTTTCTCAAGATGTAGTATCAGAGAAGCCTCTTGAAGTAAATAATATTGAATTATCGGGTAATAAGTTCTTTGATGATAAAACAATTTTAGAAACTTTTATTACAAAAATATCACCAGGCGCTTTTTCAAAATTCTTGTATAACATATTTGGCGAAAAATTTGGAAGACAAACAGAATATTTTTATCAAGATGTTTATTATTCTGATATTGAACGCTTGAAACAACTCTATCACGATTATGGATTCTTTAATCTGAATGCCGCTTCATCGTATTCATACAATTCCGACACTACTGTAATCAAAATTGATTTGAAGATAGATGAAAATGAACGATCGTATATCGATACCGTAGAATACAGAGGGATTGAAAGTATAGATCAAAAGGTGCTGAATGAAATATTCTTGGAACCAAAGATTAAAGTAGGAAGTCCTTACGAAAAATCTAAAATCAACGACGAAGCCACAAGAATAACTGAGATTATTTCAAACAGTGGATATCCTCTGGTTACTATACTGCCCGAAAGTTCAACTGCAATCAGATACTTCTCGACTAACAGATTTAAAATCACGTATGCAATACTCCCCGGTAAAAAATATAAATTCGGAGAATTAAGTATAGTTGTTGAACCCCCTCGTGAGGATATAACAAATAAGATTATTACAAAACATTTAGATTTTAAATCGGGAGAGTTAATAAGTAAAAATAAAGTAATATCATCTGAAAGGAATTTAAACAGGTTAGGTTTGTTTGAGGCAGCCCGAGTTGAGATTCCGGAAATTGCTGTTACTACGATTGGCGATTTGCTCCCGATTAGCGTTCGTGTGAAGCCAAGAGATAAACACGAAATTGCCCCCGAAGTAATTCTATCGGATGAAGATAACGTATTTAATTTGGGTTTAGGTCTTGGATATACCAACCGAAATTTTCTTGGTGATGCCCGGAATTTTAATTTACGATTACGTTTCAATACGCAATCAGTGCAAGAGTGGAATTTTGGAAGGGTTTTCGGTAAGTACGGCTTGAAAGACAATTCAGTCCAGGGTAAAGTAGATTTGAATTTTCAGATAATTCAACCTTACCTTTTCACACGTACACTAAATGGAACGTGGTCATTATCGTTAATCGCTGATAAAAAAAACTTTTACTTTGTTACACTCGTTCGAAATAAAATCGGGTTGATTAATCAATTTGCTACTTATACAACCGGATTTATTGATTGGATATTAGAACGATCGGACGTTAATTGGATCGAGGATACGATTAAAACAGGATTGAGCATCACCCGTTTGAAGCAAGAGGAGCAACCGCAGTTTAACTCTATTCTGAGTTTTACTTTGCAGAGGGATAAAACCAACGATATGTTTTCACCAACAGAAGGTTTTTTTCATGCCGCATCCATTGAGGAGTCAGGAATTCTCCAAAATGTTTTAAAAACTATTCAGCAGTCACTTCCATTCACTCAATACTACAAGGTAACTTTATTTGGAAGGTGGTATAAAGATTTATCGCGGACAAAATTTAATATTTTAGCTGTAAAACTGAAAGCCGGATATCAGGATAAATATGGTGAAAGCAAACTAAATCAAAATATATCAATTCCATTGAATAGGAGATTTTTTGCAGGAGGAAGTGGAAGCGTGCGTGGTTGGAAAAATCGTGAGCTTGGCTCAATGCTGCAACGCGAAATCCCATTAGGTGGAAATTTCCTATTTGAAGGTAACACCGAACTTCGCATAAACCACATGCGCGGATTTGGGAAATTATGGATTTTAAATCTGGAAAACTTATGGGCTGTTTATTTTTTAGATTATGGGAACCTGTGGAATAATTTCAAAGACGTAAACATCAAAGATGTAGCAATTGCTTCCGGAGTAGGTATCAGATACGATACTTTTGTTGGACCGGTGAGGTTTGATTTCGGGATTAGAGTTTACGACCCGATGGAAATTGCAGGGAAAAAATGGATCTATCAGAAAAAATTTTTTAACGAAACACTCTATAATGGAGTTTTAAATTTCGGAATTGGACACGCATTCTAA
- the hprK gene encoding HPr(Ser) kinase/phosphatase, whose translation MKLEVKETRKKSITVGYLYESNKERLALTLLNGETSFEKEIIDKNFHRPGLPLAGYVDLFSYNRVQIFGNTEVKYLRHLSLEDRIKSFKRIIEFDIPCIVVTSSNVLGDELVQLATEKKIAVMQTSLETTKFIYFLSDFLDDQFSVQAAVHGSFVDVYGIGVLLMGRSGIGKSEIALDLVERGHRLVADDVVMITRKGEGILMGAGSDIVKHFMEIRGLGLIDVRSMFGIRAIRFQKRVEVVIELTDWNPDEDYTRTGLDTEGIEIVGVELLHVKLPIFPGKNVTVICEVIAMNYLLKHYGYDAAKEFAKRLEAVIDEKSKRLGDRAINYFEHDFE comes from the coding sequence ATGAAATTAGAAGTCAAAGAAACCCGCAAAAAGAGTATCACTGTCGGTTATTTGTACGAATCGAACAAAGAGAGACTTGCTTTAACATTACTCAACGGTGAGACTAGTTTTGAAAAAGAAATCATTGATAAAAATTTTCATCGCCCCGGATTACCTTTAGCAGGTTATGTCGATTTGTTTTCTTACAACAGGGTGCAAATTTTTGGAAATACCGAAGTTAAATACTTGAGGCATCTATCGCTTGAAGATCGTATCAAATCGTTCAAAAGAATAATAGAATTTGATATTCCCTGTATTGTAGTAACCAGCAGCAACGTCCTCGGCGATGAACTGGTTCAATTGGCGACAGAAAAAAAGATTGCAGTTATGCAAACATCTTTGGAGACAACAAAATTCATTTATTTTTTGAGTGATTTTTTGGACGACCAATTTTCTGTACAAGCCGCAGTTCATGGGTCGTTCGTTGATGTTTATGGAATCGGTGTTCTTTTAATGGGAAGATCAGGTATTGGCAAAAGCGAGATTGCTCTTGATTTAGTAGAAAGGGGCCACCGGCTTGTTGCAGACGATGTGGTTATGATAACACGGAAAGGCGAAGGAATTTTAATGGGCGCCGGTTCGGATATCGTAAAACATTTTATGGAAATCCGTGGTCTCGGTTTGATTGATGTTCGTTCGATGTTCGGTATCAGGGCTATTCGATTTCAAAAAAGAGTAGAAGTTGTAATCGAACTTACAGATTGGAATCCGGACGAGGACTATACACGCACAGGCCTGGATACTGAAGGCATCGAAATTGTCGGAGTCGAACTGTTGCACGTAAAATTACCAATATTCCCCGGCAAAAATGTAACTGTAATTTGCGAAGTTATAGCGATGAATTACTTGCTAAAGCATTATGGATACGATGCCGCCAAGGAATTTGCTAAACGTCTGGAGGCAGTGATTGATGAAAAAAGTAAGCGATTAGGCGATAGAGCAATAAACTACTTTGAACACGATTTTGAATAA
- a CDS encoding M23 family metallopeptidase translates to MIFKNRKYFYFSEKDLTYKEVKHFGFKTIVTILSSVVLIVSIIFSGNYIIYDFLNLGYDRINKIVDENKVLRSQISSLTQRFEEFKTDIDKINTQGDYLRLLVDIPKLDTDELKVGVGGSIFKFDSKQILNNSENALSQINDIADKLSREINQQSESYAKVLQKYNYNQKLFAALPALKPMDGYHSIGGFGKRMHPVLGFFRKHEGLDIINDVGTPVYAAGDGSVEFGGRSGGGYGIVAVINHGFGYQTLYAHLSKVLVRSGAKVKRGDLIAKSGRTGLVSGPHLHYEVHYRGVKQNPIDYFLDNLSVNEYVRNISKR, encoded by the coding sequence TTGATTTTTAAGAACCGTAAATATTTCTATTTTTCCGAAAAAGACCTTACTTATAAGGAGGTAAAGCACTTTGGTTTTAAAACCATAGTTACGATACTTTCGAGTGTGGTCTTGATCGTGAGTATAATCTTTAGTGGAAATTATATTATTTACGATTTTTTAAATCTCGGTTATGATCGAATTAATAAAATTGTAGATGAAAACAAAGTTTTAAGATCTCAAATATCATCTTTAACACAAAGATTTGAAGAATTTAAAACTGACATCGACAAGATTAATACTCAAGGCGATTATCTCAGATTACTGGTTGATATTCCTAAACTGGATACGGATGAGTTGAAGGTTGGCGTTGGCGGTAGTATATTTAAATTTGATTCTAAACAAATTTTGAATAATAGTGAAAACGCTCTCAGTCAGATAAACGACATTGCCGATAAACTGAGCAGGGAAATAAATCAGCAAAGCGAAAGTTACGCGAAAGTTCTTCAAAAGTATAATTACAATCAGAAACTTTTTGCAGCACTTCCGGCATTAAAACCGATGGACGGATATCATTCAATCGGTGGTTTCGGAAAAAGAATGCATCCGGTTCTCGGTTTCTTCCGTAAGCACGAAGGTTTGGATATCATCAATGACGTTGGTACACCGGTATATGCAGCCGGCGATGGTTCAGTCGAATTTGGTGGACGCAGCGGTGGCGGTTATGGTATCGTTGCAGTTATCAATCACGGCTTTGGTTATCAAACTTTGTATGCTCATTTATCGAAGGTACTTGTCCGTTCGGGTGCAAAGGTTAAACGTGGCGACCTGATTGCAAAAAGTGGAAGAACCGGATTAGTAAGTGGGCCCCATTTACATTACGAAGTCCACTACAGAGGTGTCAAACAAAATCCTATTGATTACTTTTTAGACAATCTATCTGTGAATGAATATGTCAGAAATATTTCAAAGCGTTAA
- the xerC gene encoding tyrosine recombinase XerC yields the protein MIDHITSFLDYLKFEKNYSSNTVSSYEDDLLQLNSFFTKHFSSEKYQLNTIDNLTIRLFLGDLIENGISKKSIARKLSSVRSFCKYLHRKKIIKSNPTINIATPKIPKKLPSFLDESAMIKMLELPNEAAVTGLRDKALLELLYSTGIRLNELIQLNFENIDWYNKTLKVIGKGRKVRITPFGEKAKSALKKYLLRREELFSETTSEKERRSVFISNRGKRMYPKGVYNIVNHYIQQVSDIEKKSPHVLRHTFATHLLNRGADLKAVKELLGHESLSTTQIYTHVTIDRLKSIYDQAHPKS from the coding sequence ATGATAGATCATATTACATCGTTTTTAGATTATCTGAAATTCGAAAAAAACTATTCCTCCAATACAGTGTCATCTTACGAGGACGACTTGTTACAACTGAACTCGTTTTTCACAAAACATTTTTCTTCTGAAAAATATCAATTAAATACTATTGACAATCTAACGATACGACTTTTTTTAGGCGATCTGATTGAGAATGGAATATCAAAAAAAAGTATTGCCAGAAAACTATCTTCGGTACGTTCTTTTTGCAAATATTTACACAGAAAAAAAATAATTAAATCGAATCCGACTATAAACATCGCAACTCCAAAAATTCCTAAAAAATTACCCTCATTTTTGGATGAATCAGCGATGATCAAAATGTTAGAACTTCCGAATGAAGCGGCTGTAACAGGTTTGCGGGATAAAGCGTTGTTGGAGCTTTTATACAGCACAGGCATCCGGCTTAACGAATTGATACAGTTGAATTTTGAAAACATCGATTGGTACAATAAAACACTGAAAGTTATCGGAAAGGGTAGAAAAGTCCGAATTACTCCCTTTGGAGAAAAAGCAAAGTCAGCATTGAAAAAATACCTGCTGAGACGTGAGGAATTATTTTCAGAAACGACGTCTGAAAAAGAACGTCGTTCAGTTTTTATTTCGAATCGTGGAAAGCGTATGTATCCCAAAGGAGTGTATAATATTGTAAACCACTATATTCAACAGGTTTCTGATATCGAGAAAAAAAGTCCGCACGTTCTTCGGCACACCTTCGCCACACATTTATTGAATCGAGGAGCCGACTTAAAGGCGGTAAAAGAATTATTAGGACACGAGAGTTTATCAACGACTCAAATATATACACATGTAACTATTGATCGGTTAAAGAGTATATACGATCAAGCTCATCCAAAATCGTAA
- a CDS encoding DUF2795 domain-containing protein, with the protein MIWTLELAAHLDDAPWPATKEELIDYANRIGAPIEVIENLQELEDSDEPYESMEDIWVDFPSDQDFFFEDENEY; encoded by the coding sequence ATGATTTGGACTTTGGAACTCGCTGCACATTTAGACGATGCGCCCTGGCCCGCTACTAAAGAAGAATTAATCGATTACGCGAATCGAATCGGTGCGCCGATCGAAGTTATTGAAAATCTGCAGGAACTTGAAGACTCCGACGAACCGTATGAAAGTATGGAAGATATATGGGTCGACTTTCCCTCGGATCAAGATTTTTTCTTTGAAGACGAAAATGAATATTAG